One genomic region from Prevotella sp. Rep29 encodes:
- the rpsL gene encoding 30S ribosomal protein S12 has protein sequence MPTISQLVRKGRKVLVDKSKSPALDSCPQRRGVCVRVYTTTPKKPNSAMRKVARVRLTNQKEVNSYIPGEGHNLQEHSIVLVRGGRVKDLPGVRYHIVRGTLDTAGVANRTQRRSKYGAKRPKAKK, from the coding sequence ATGCCTACAATTTCACAATTGGTAAGAAAAGGCAGAAAGGTGCTTGTTGACAAGAGCAAGTCGCCGGCTCTGGACTCCTGTCCTCAGCGTCGTGGCGTATGTGTTCGCGTTTACACAACAACCCCGAAGAAGCCTAATTCGGCAATGAGAAAAGTTGCCCGTGTTCGTTTGACAAACCAGAAGGAAGTGAACTCCTATATCCCGGGAGAAGGACACAACCTTCAGGAGCACAGTATCGTATTGGTGCGTGGCGGTCGTGTAAAGGACCTGCCGGGTGTACGTTATCACATCGTTCGTGGTACGCTTGATACCGCAGGTGTGGCAAACCGCACACAGCGTCGTTCAAAATATGGCGCTAAACGTCCTAAGGCGAAGAAGTAA
- a CDS encoding Dam family site-specific DNA-(adenine-N6)-methyltransferase: protein MIHFNTKELAKPFIKWVGGKGQLLSQLNMCLPRELYEDGFTYVEPFVGGGAMLFYMLQNFLKIKRVVINDINKNLTDAYTNIKQEPEGLVYRLKHIEQQYFGIKTEEARKEFYLDMRRRFNEEPLSSLDKTAILIFLNRTCFNGLYRENTKGKFNVPFGRYANPTICNEEVIYADSELLNHYDVQILNGDFKGTAKAIDNVGLTFFYFDPPYRPLSATSSFNSYVKEDFNDDSQRDLANFCRQLNTRKNVKWMLSNSDCSAKNPADTFFEEIYEGFNIQRVYASRMVNANASKRGKLTELLIRNYTTKPQNEIIDNQIKLAL, encoded by the coding sequence ATGATACATTTCAATACGAAAGAACTGGCAAAACCATTTATTAAGTGGGTTGGGGGAAAGGGGCAGCTTCTCTCGCAACTGAACATGTGCTTGCCGCGTGAATTATACGAGGACGGATTTACTTACGTGGAGCCGTTCGTCGGTGGCGGTGCGATGTTGTTCTATATGCTGCAAAACTTCCTGAAAATCAAGCGCGTGGTCATCAATGACATCAACAAGAACCTGACGGATGCCTACACGAATATCAAGCAGGAGCCAGAGGGACTGGTATATCGTCTAAAGCACATTGAGCAGCAATATTTTGGCATCAAAACGGAAGAGGCACGAAAGGAATTCTATTTAGATATGCGCCGCCGCTTCAACGAGGAGCCATTAAGCAGCCTCGACAAGACAGCCATCTTAATCTTCCTTAACCGCACATGCTTCAACGGCCTTTACCGCGAGAATACGAAGGGTAAATTCAACGTCCCGTTTGGCCGCTACGCCAATCCCACCATCTGCAACGAGGAAGTCATTTATGCCGACAGCGAGCTGTTGAACCACTACGACGTGCAGATTCTCAACGGCGACTTCAAGGGAACGGCCAAGGCCATCGATAACGTGGGCTTGACTTTCTTCTACTTCGACCCGCCCTACAGACCTCTCAGCGCGACCTCCAGCTTCAACAGCTATGTCAAGGAGGACTTCAACGACGACAGCCAGCGTGACCTCGCAAACTTCTGCCGTCAATTAAACACCCGCAAAAATGTAAAATGGATGCTCTCGAACTCCGACTGCTCAGCAAAGAACCCCGCCGACACGTTCTTTGAGGAAATCTACGAGGGATTCAACATCCAGCGCGTCTATGCTTCCCGAATGGTCAACGCCAATGCCAGCAAGCGCGGCAAGCTGACCGAGCTACTCATTAGAAACTACACGACGAAGCCACAGAACGAAATCATCGATAACCAAATAAAACTTGCATTGTAA
- the rpsJ gene encoding 30S ribosomal protein S10, with amino-acid sequence MSQKIRIKLKSYDHKLVDKSAEKIVKAVKATGAIVSGPIPLPTHKRIYTVNRSTFVNKKAREQFQLSDFKRLIDIYSSTTKTVDALMKLELPSGVEVEIKV; translated from the coding sequence ATGAGTCAGAAAATTAGAATTAAGTTGAAGTCTTACGACCACAAGTTGGTTGATAAGTCAGCAGAGAAAATCGTGAAAGCCGTTAAGGCTACAGGTGCAATCGTCAGCGGTCCAATACCCCTGCCCACCCACAAGCGTATCTATACGGTGAACCGTAGTACGTTCGTGAACAAAAAGGCACGTGAGCAGTTCCAGCTTTCAGATTTCAAACGTCTGATAGACATCTATAGCTCAACGACAAAGACTGTTGATGCACTGATGAAACTCGAACTTCCCAGCGGAGTAGAAGTGGAAATCAAAGTGTAG
- the rpsG gene encoding 30S ribosomal protein S7: protein MRKAKPKKRVILPDPVFNDQKVSKFVNHLMYDGKKTISYRIFYNALDTVKEKMANEEKPALEIWKQALDNITPQVEVKSRRIGGATFQVPTEIRPDRKESISMKNMINFARKRSGKSMADKLAAEIMDAYNNQGGAFKRKEDMHRMAEANRAFAHFRF from the coding sequence ATGAGAAAAGCAAAACCAAAGAAGCGTGTGATCCTGCCGGATCCCGTGTTCAACGACCAGAAGGTCTCAAAGTTCGTGAATCACTTAATGTACGATGGAAAGAAAACCATCTCGTACAGGATTTTCTACAATGCACTTGACACAGTCAAGGAAAAGATGGCTAATGAAGAGAAGCCGGCTCTCGAAATCTGGAAGCAGGCTCTTGATAACATCACTCCTCAGGTGGAGGTGAAAAGCCGTCGTATCGGTGGTGCAACATTCCAGGTGCCGACCGAAATCCGTCCCGATCGCAAGGAAAGTATCTCCATGAAAAACATGATCAACTTCGCTCGTAAGCGCAGTGGAAAGAGCATGGCAGACAAACTTGCAGCTGAAATTATGGACGCATATAACAATCAAGGTGGAGCATTCAAGCGTAAGGAAGACATGCATCGCATGGCTGAGGCTAACCGTGCTTTTGCTCACTTCAGATTCTAA
- the rpoC gene encoding DNA-directed RNA polymerase subunit beta' produces MAFKKESKVKNNFTKITIGLASPEEILENSYGEVTKPETINYRTYKPERDGLFCERIFGPTKDYECGCGKYKRIRYKGIVCDRCGVEVTEKKVRRERSGHIELVVPVAHIWYFRSLPNKIGYLLGLPTKKLDSIIYYEKYVVIQPGVLAGKKTSEDLEMNGSHKFDMLTEEEYLDILDNQLPEGNERLDDSDPNKFIAKMGAEAIYDLLAGLDLDSLSYELRDRANNDSAQQRKTEALKRLQVVEAFRASKDINRPEWMIMKIIPVTPPELRPLVPLDGGRFATSDLNDLYRRVIIRNNRLKRLMEIKAPEVILRNEKRMLQEAVDSLFDNSRKSSAVKSESNRPLKSLSDSLKGKQGRFRQNLLGKRVDYSARSVIVVGPELKMGECGLPKLMAAELYKPFIIRKLIERGIVKTVKSAKKIVDRREPVIWDILENVMKGHPVLLNRAPTLHRLGIQAFQPKLIEGKAIQLHPLACTAFNADFDGDQMAVHLPLSNEAILEAQILMLQSHNILNPANGAPITVPSQDMVLGLYYITKIRPGAKGEGLMFYGPEEAIIAHNEGKCDLHAQVKVVVNDRDGKGNMVKKVVETSVGRVIVNGIIPDEVGYVNTIISKKSLRDIIADVIKTVGFARACEFLDGIKNLGYRMAYLAGLSFNLDDIIIPPEKQGLIEKGNEEVRQIMDNYNMGFITDNERYNQVIDTWTHINNDIGNILLKEMTEADQGFNAVFMMLDSGARGSKDQIKQLSGIRGLMAKPQKAGAEGQQIIENPILSNFKEGMSVLEYFIASHGARKGLADTAMKTADAGYLTRRLVDVSHDVIITEEDCGTLRGLVCTALKNGDETISTLYERILGRVSVHDIVHPTTGKLIVAAGEEITEPIAQEIEDSPIESVEIRSVLTCESKHGVCMKCYGRNLATSRMVQKGEAVGVIAAQAIGEPGTQLTLRTFHAGGVAGNAAANASIVAKNDAKIELDELRTVPFEEDGKACKMVVSRLTEVRFVDPHTGIVLSTMNVPYGSSLYYKNNDMVKKGDLIAKWDPFNAVIVTEYAGKVKFHDVVEGSTFKAETDETTGLTEKIITDSKDKNRVPTCDIVDSKGKVIGTYNLPVGGHVVVENGQKVKTGTTLVKIPRAVGKAGDITGGLPRVTELFEARNPSNPAIVSEIDGEVAMGKVKRGNREIVVTSKTGEQRKYLVSLSKQILVQEHDAVRAGTPLSDGVITPNDILAIKGPTAVQEYIVNEVQDVYRLQGVKINDKHFEIIVRQMMRKVQINDPGDTTFLEQEIVDKLDFADENDRIWGKKIVIDAGDSENMQKGQIVTARKLRDENSSLKRRDLRPVQVRDTVPATSTQILQGITRAALQTRSFMSAASFQETTKVLNEAAIRGKVDHLEGMKENVITGHLIPAGTGMRQYEKLIVGSREDYERMVANKKNVLDFGDEGASEETEA; encoded by the coding sequence ATGGCTTTTAAGAAAGAATCAAAGGTTAAGAATAATTTCACGAAGATTACCATCGGACTTGCCTCTCCTGAGGAGATCCTGGAAAATTCGTATGGTGAGGTAACGAAGCCTGAAACCATTAACTATCGTACATATAAACCGGAGCGCGACGGATTGTTCTGTGAGCGTATCTTCGGACCGACGAAGGACTATGAGTGCGGTTGCGGTAAATACAAGCGCATCCGCTATAAAGGCATCGTCTGCGACCGTTGTGGTGTGGAAGTGACAGAGAAGAAAGTGCGTCGTGAGCGTTCAGGGCATATCGAACTGGTCGTTCCCGTTGCTCACATCTGGTATTTCCGTTCATTGCCCAACAAGATTGGCTATCTGCTCGGATTGCCGACGAAAAAGCTCGATTCTATCATCTATTACGAGAAGTATGTGGTGATACAGCCAGGTGTCCTCGCAGGCAAAAAGACAAGTGAAGACCTTGAGATGAATGGTTCTCACAAGTTTGACATGCTGACGGAAGAGGAATATCTCGATATCCTCGACAACCAGCTGCCCGAAGGCAACGAGCGTCTGGACGACAGCGATCCCAATAAGTTCATCGCGAAGATGGGTGCCGAAGCCATCTATGACCTGTTGGCAGGATTGGATCTCGACTCGTTGTCATACGAGTTGCGCGACCGTGCCAATAACGACTCGGCACAGCAGCGAAAGACGGAAGCCCTGAAGCGTCTGCAAGTGGTAGAGGCATTCCGCGCCAGCAAAGATATCAACCGTCCCGAGTGGATGATCATGAAGATTATTCCCGTGACACCTCCAGAGCTTCGTCCGTTGGTGCCGTTGGATGGAGGACGTTTTGCAACATCCGACCTCAACGACCTCTATCGCCGCGTCATCATCCGCAATAATCGTCTGAAACGACTGATGGAAATAAAGGCGCCCGAAGTGATTCTCCGCAACGAGAAGCGTATGCTTCAAGAGGCAGTAGACTCTTTGTTTGACAACTCGCGCAAGTCTTCAGCAGTGAAGAGTGAGAGCAACCGCCCATTGAAGTCGCTCTCCGATTCACTGAAAGGAAAGCAGGGACGTTTCCGTCAGAACTTGCTTGGTAAGCGTGTTGACTATTCAGCTCGTTCGGTCATCGTTGTAGGTCCTGAGCTGAAGATGGGAGAGTGCGGTCTGCCGAAGTTGATGGCAGCCGAACTTTATAAGCCGTTCATTATCCGCAAACTCATTGAGCGCGGTATTGTGAAGACGGTGAAGAGTGCCAAGAAAATCGTTGACCGCCGTGAACCGGTTATCTGGGATATCCTGGAGAACGTGATGAAAGGACACCCAGTTCTCTTGAACCGTGCCCCGACACTTCACCGTCTGGGTATCCAGGCATTCCAGCCGAAACTCATCGAAGGCAAGGCAATCCAGCTCCACCCGTTGGCATGTACGGCGTTCAACGCCGACTTCGACGGTGACCAGATGGCTGTCCACCTTCCGTTGAGCAATGAGGCAATACTGGAAGCACAGATTCTGATGCTGCAGAGCCATAACATTCTGAACCCGGCAAACGGTGCGCCTATCACCGTGCCTTCTCAGGACATGGTGCTCGGTCTCTACTATATCACGAAGATTCGTCCGGGAGCGAAAGGCGAAGGACTGATGTTCTATGGTCCGGAAGAAGCCATTATTGCCCACAACGAAGGCAAATGCGACCTGCACGCTCAGGTGAAGGTTGTGGTGAACGACCGCGACGGCAAGGGCAATATGGTCAAGAAGGTCGTGGAGACTTCAGTCGGTCGCGTGATTGTTAACGGAATCATTCCCGATGAAGTGGGCTATGTGAATACCATTATTTCTAAGAAGAGTCTGCGCGACATCATTGCCGATGTCATCAAGACGGTCGGTTTTGCCCGTGCCTGCGAGTTCCTCGACGGAATCAAGAACCTCGGCTATCGCATGGCTTATCTCGCCGGACTTTCGTTCAACCTTGACGACATCATCATCCCGCCAGAGAAGCAGGGCTTGATAGAGAAAGGAAACGAGGAAGTTCGCCAGATTATGGACAACTATAACATGGGATTCATCACCGACAACGAGCGTTATAACCAGGTGATTGATACATGGACCCACATCAATAACGATATCGGTAACATCCTGTTGAAGGAAATGACCGAAGCGGACCAAGGTTTCAATGCCGTCTTCATGATGCTCGATTCCGGAGCCCGTGGTTCTAAAGACCAGATCAAGCAGCTCTCTGGTATCCGTGGTCTGATGGCAAAGCCGCAGAAGGCAGGTGCCGAAGGACAGCAGATTATCGAGAACCCGATTCTTTCAAACTTCAAGGAAGGTATGTCGGTGCTCGAATACTTCATTGCTTCGCACGGTGCCCGTAAGGGTCTTGCCGATACGGCGATGAAGACTGCCGATGCCGGTTATCTGACACGTCGTCTTGTTGACGTCTCTCACGATGTGATTATCACGGAAGAAGACTGCGGCACGTTGCGCGGACTGGTATGTACCGCTCTCAAGAATGGTGACGAGACCATCTCCACGCTGTATGAGCGCATCTTGGGCCGCGTGTCGGTACATGATATCGTCCATCCTACCACAGGCAAACTGATTGTTGCTGCAGGTGAGGAAATCACAGAGCCTATCGCACAGGAGATTGAAGATTCTCCGATAGAGAGTGTTGAGATTCGCTCGGTGCTCACATGTGAGAGTAAGCATGGTGTCTGCATGAAGTGCTACGGACGCAACCTCGCAACCAGCCGCATGGTTCAGAAGGGTGAGGCTGTCGGTGTCATCGCTGCACAGGCTATCGGTGAGCCGGGAACTCAGCTGACTCTCCGTACATTCCACGCCGGTGGTGTGGCTGGTAATGCCGCTGCAAACGCTTCTATCGTAGCAAAGAATGATGCGAAGATTGAACTCGATGAGCTCCGTACCGTTCCTTTCGAGGAAGACGGAAAGGCATGCAAGATGGTCGTAAGCCGTCTGACGGAAGTCCGCTTCGTCGATCCTCATACGGGAATTGTGCTCTCAACGATGAATGTTCCTTATGGTAGCTCGCTCTATTATAAGAACAATGATATGGTGAAGAAAGGCGACCTGATTGCCAAGTGGGACCCGTTCAATGCTGTCATCGTTACGGAATATGCCGGTAAGGTGAAGTTCCACGATGTCGTGGAAGGCTCTACCTTCAAGGCTGAGACCGACGAGACGACGGGTCTGACGGAGAAAATCATCACCGACTCTAAGGACAAGAACCGTGTGCCTACCTGCGACATCGTCGATTCAAAGGGCAAGGTAATCGGTACTTACAACCTGCCGGTAGGTGGACACGTTGTCGTAGAGAACGGACAGAAAGTGAAGACAGGTACGACGCTTGTGAAGATTCCGCGTGCCGTAGGTAAGGCGGGTGACATCACGGGTGGTCTGCCACGTGTGACCGAATTGTTCGAAGCACGTAACCCGTCCAATCCGGCTATCGTCAGCGAAATCGACGGTGAGGTGGCAATGGGCAAGGTGAAGCGTGGTAACCGCGAGATTGTTGTTACCTCGAAAACGGGTGAGCAGCGCAAATACTTAGTGTCTCTCTCCAAGCAGATTCTCGTGCAGGAGCATGACGCTGTGCGCGCCGGAACACCGCTTTCCGATGGTGTGATTACACCGAACGACATTCTTGCCATCAAGGGTCCGACCGCTGTTCAGGAATATATCGTCAACGAGGTGCAGGACGTTTATCGTCTGCAAGGTGTGAAGATCAACGACAAACACTTTGAAATCATCGTTCGACAGATGATGCGCAAGGTGCAGATCAATGATCCGGGCGATACGACCTTCCTCGAGCAGGAGATTGTTGACAAGCTCGACTTCGCCGATGAGAACGACCGCATCTGGGGCAAGAAAATCGTGATTGATGCCGGCGATTCTGAGAACATGCAGAAGGGACAGATTGTGACTGCCCGCAAACTGCGTGACGAGAACTCCAGCCTGAAGCGTCGCGACTTGCGACCGGTGCAGGTGCGCGATACCGTTCCAGCTACCTCGACCCAGATTCTGCAGGGTATTACCCGTGCAGCTCTCCAGACGAGAAGCTTCATGTCGGCAGCATCCTTCCAGGAAACGACCAAGGTGCTTAACGAAGCGGCTATCCGCGGAAAGGTTGACCACCTTGAGGGAATGAAGGAGAACGTGATTACGGGTCACCTCATCCCTGCCGGAACGGGTATGCGCCAATACGAGAAACTGATTGTCGGCTCACGTGAAGACTATGAACGCATGGTAGCCAACAAGAAGAATGTGCTCGACTTTGGAGACGAAGGAGCAAGCGAAGAAACTGAAGCATAA
- a CDS encoding DUF3467 domain-containing protein, giving the protein MDNNQNAQGHQLQIDIPDDVVQGVYSNFAVISHSSSEFVVDFAQIAPGVQKASVRSRVILAPEHVKRLIQALQENVVRYESEFGRIRIPTQPAGPVSPFGMGNKGEA; this is encoded by the coding sequence ATGGACAACAATCAGAACGCTCAAGGGCACCAGTTACAGATAGATATTCCTGATGATGTAGTGCAGGGTGTGTATTCCAATTTTGCAGTGATTTCACATTCCAGTTCGGAGTTTGTGGTTGATTTTGCGCAGATTGCTCCGGGCGTGCAGAAGGCGTCGGTGCGCAGTCGTGTGATATTGGCACCCGAGCATGTCAAGCGGTTGATACAGGCGTTGCAGGAGAACGTCGTGCGCTATGAGAGTGAGTTCGGGCGGATACGGATACCCACCCAGCCTGCAGGTCCGGTCTCTCCGTTTGGCATGGGTAACAAGGGTGAGGCATGA
- the fusA gene encoding elongation factor G: MAKQDLRLTRNIGIMAHIDAGKTTTSERILFYTGKTHKIGEVHDGAATMDWMAQEQERGITITSAATTCNWKWNDKTYKINLIDTPGHVDFTAEVERSLRVLDGAIATYSAADGVQPQSETVWRQADKYNVPRIGYVNKMDRSGADFFETVQQMRDILGANPCPVQVPIGAEENFKGLVDLIKMKAILWHDESMGAEYDVEEIPADLVDECNEWRDKMLETAANYDDELMEMYLEGKEIPEDKLIAALRKGTISMEITPMLCGSSYKNKGVQPLLDYTCAFLPSPLDTEAVMGMNPETDEEEGRKPSEDEPTAALAFKIATDPYMGRLVFFRVYSGKVVAGSYVYNPRSGKKERISRLFQMNSNKEIPMESIDAGDIGAGVGFKDIRTGDTLCDEGKPIVLESMTFPDTVISIAVEPKSQADIAKLDNGLAKLAEEDPTFTVRTDEQSGQTIISGMGELHLDIIIDRLKREFKVECNQGKPQVNYKEAITKPVELREVYKKQSGGRGKFADIICTVGPKDPDYKEGDLQFINEVKGGNIPKEFIPAVQKGFENAMKNGILGGYPMTDLKVVLTDGSFHPVDSDQLSFELAAVNAYRNACVKASPVLMEPIMKVEVVTPEENMGDVIGDLNKRRGQVEGMDEARSGARIVKAMVPLSEMFGYVTALRTITSGRATSSMEYDHHAPLSSSIAKTVLEEVKGRADLV, translated from the coding sequence ATGGCAAAGCAGGATTTACGTCTGACCCGCAACATTGGCATCATGGCACACATTGATGCCGGTAAAACAACTACCTCTGAGCGTATTCTCTTCTACACGGGAAAGACGCACAAGATTGGTGAGGTTCACGATGGTGCGGCAACGATGGACTGGATGGCGCAAGAGCAGGAGAGAGGTATCACAATTACCTCTGCTGCAACTACTTGCAATTGGAAATGGAATGATAAGACTTATAAAATCAACCTGATTGACACTCCGGGACACGTGGACTTCACGGCGGAAGTGGAACGCTCGTTGCGTGTGCTCGACGGAGCTATCGCAACCTATTCGGCAGCAGACGGCGTACAGCCGCAGTCGGAGACCGTTTGGCGTCAGGCTGATAAATACAACGTTCCTCGTATCGGTTACGTGAACAAGATGGACCGCTCGGGTGCTGACTTCTTTGAGACTGTTCAGCAGATGAGAGACATTCTGGGTGCCAACCCGTGCCCCGTTCAGGTTCCTATCGGTGCAGAGGAGAACTTCAAAGGGCTTGTTGACCTGATTAAGATGAAAGCCATTTTGTGGCATGACGAGTCGATGGGGGCAGAATATGACGTGGAGGAAATCCCGGCAGACCTCGTGGACGAGTGCAACGAATGGCGCGACAAGATGTTGGAGACAGCAGCCAACTATGACGACGAGCTGATGGAAATGTACCTCGAAGGAAAGGAAATTCCGGAAGACAAACTCATCGCAGCCCTTCGTAAAGGCACAATCAGCATGGAGATTACTCCGATGCTCTGTGGCTCTTCATACAAGAATAAAGGTGTGCAGCCGCTGCTCGACTATACTTGTGCGTTCCTGCCGTCACCGCTGGATACAGAGGCAGTGATGGGTATGAACCCCGAAACTGACGAGGAAGAAGGTCGTAAGCCGTCTGAAGACGAGCCGACGGCAGCACTTGCATTTAAGATTGCAACCGACCCATACATGGGACGTCTGGTGTTCTTCCGCGTGTATTCAGGTAAGGTGGTAGCTGGAAGCTATGTGTATAATCCCCGTTCAGGAAAGAAAGAGCGCATCAGCCGCCTGTTCCAGATGAACTCCAACAAGGAAATTCCGATGGAGTCAATCGATGCAGGTGACATCGGAGCGGGTGTGGGATTCAAGGATATCCGTACGGGTGACACCTTGTGTGATGAGGGCAAGCCTATCGTGCTCGAGTCAATGACCTTCCCCGACACGGTGATTTCTATTGCTGTTGAACCGAAGAGCCAGGCAGATATCGCAAAACTGGATAACGGTCTTGCCAAATTGGCAGAAGAGGACCCGACGTTCACCGTACGTACGGACGAGCAGAGCGGTCAGACCATCATCTCTGGTATGGGTGAGCTCCATCTCGACATCATCATCGACCGCCTGAAGCGCGAGTTCAAGGTTGAATGTAATCAAGGAAAACCGCAGGTTAACTATAAGGAAGCAATCACCAAGCCGGTGGAATTGCGTGAGGTTTACAAGAAGCAGAGCGGTGGTCGCGGTAAGTTCGCCGACATCATCTGTACAGTCGGACCGAAGGATCCTGACTATAAAGAAGGTGACCTGCAGTTCATCAACGAGGTGAAAGGCGGAAATATTCCTAAGGAATTCATCCCGGCAGTTCAGAAAGGTTTCGAGAACGCCATGAAGAATGGTATCCTCGGTGGCTACCCGATGACCGACCTGAAGGTCGTGCTGACCGACGGTTCGTTCCACCCCGTGGACTCAGACCAACTCTCATTCGAGCTTGCAGCAGTCAACGCTTATCGTAACGCCTGTGTGAAAGCATCGCCCGTCCTGATGGAGCCCATCATGAAGGTAGAGGTGGTGACACCGGAAGAAAACATGGGTGACGTAATCGGTGACTTGAACAAGCGTCGCGGACAGGTTGAAGGCATGGATGAAGCACGTAGCGGTGCCCGCATCGTGAAAGCAATGGTTCCGCTGTCAGAAATGTTCGGCTACGTAACGGCGTTGCGTACGATCACTTCCGGACGTGCAACCAGCTCGATGGAGTACGACCACCATGCACCACTCTCCAGCTCAATCGCAAAGACTGTTCTTGAAGAGGTGAAAGGTCGCGCAGATCTCGTGTAA